One genomic window of Bactrocera dorsalis isolate Fly_Bdor chromosome 4, ASM2337382v1, whole genome shotgun sequence includes the following:
- the LOC105226121 gene encoding putative Dol-P-Glc:Glc(2)Man(9)GlcNAc(2)-PP-Dol alpha-1,2-glucosyltransferase, translated as MQKHFWPVLLPILFLAYSLPLFLRVYATAPTVIDEEFHLRQGLHFCNKRFDVWDPKITTFPGLYLASLILIPFGACSALGLRCISLVAAALNVLLLYKIRRRLLGGAHGQLAALDAFTLGALPPLYFFSHLYYTDTLSLTTILLFYYYWHKESHLQAAVFAAASVLMRQTNVVWVGMCFGITALDVLTGNYARSKGIKRQHVELLNPKTLLDILTSYRLLGRSIWQILRKGCYYLIIILPFLFFVFLNGSIVIGDKRAHEATIHVPQLFYFSIFALFFGVSNTLHELRPTLHWLSRDKLIVLFLLGTGILAVKWNTLIHPYLLADNRHYIFYIWNRFYGRYEWFKYAMVPVYVFALALLHSGLRHMRTSFKLMFWIAVFLVLCFQRLLELRYFLIPFVLYRLHTQPLIKSRWAEWVELGCYVVLNALTFYIFFTREIRWENFKEPQRIIW; from the exons ATGCAAAAGCACTTCTGGCCGGTTTTATTGCCCATACTATTTTTAGCATATTCTCTGCCTTTATTCCTGCGTGTCTATGCCACTGCACCCACGGTAATAGATGAGGAATTCCATTTGCGACAAGGTCTGCACTTCTGCAACAAACGCTTCGATGTG TGGGATCCGAAAATTACCACCTTCCCAGGCCTATATCTGGCGTCGCTGATACTCATACCATTCGGTGCTTGCTCAGCATTGGGCTTACGTTGCATATCACTAGTAGCGGCTGCGCTAAATGTGTTACTGCTATATAAAATAAGACGCCGGTTGCTGGGTGGTGCACATGGGCAGCTTGCAGCATTGGATGCTTTCACTCTAGGTGCACTACCACCGCTCTATTTCTTTAGTCATCTTTACTATACTGATACGTTATCGCTGACGACAATACTGCTATTCTACTACTACTGGCACAAAGAGTCACATCTGCAAGCTGCTGTCTTTG CTGCTGCTAGTGTCTTGATGCGTCAAACTAATGTGGTTTGGGTCGGTATGTGCTTCGGTATAACAGCACTAGATGTACTTACAGGAAATTATGCGCGTTCCAAAGGCATTAAAAGACAGCATGTGGAGTTACTGAATCCCAAG ACGCTCTTGGACATACTCACTTCATATCGGCTACTGGGGCGCAGCATCTGGCAAATTCTACGTAAAGGCTGCTACTACCTAATCATAATACTGCCTTTTCTATTTTTCGTGTTTCTCAATGGGTCCATTGTTATTGGCGATAAGCGCGCACATGAAGCGACTATACATGTACCGCAG ttattttatttcagcatttttgctttgtttttcgGCGTCTCCAATACCCTACACGAATTGCGTCCGACATTACATTGGCTATCACGTGACAAATTGATCGTGCTCTTCCTGCTTGGCACTGGCATACTAGCCGTTAAATGGAATACACTTATACATCCGTATTTGCTGGCAGACAATCgtcattacatattttatatatggaaTCGTTTCTATGGACGTTATGAATGGTTCAAGTACGCCATGGTACCCGTTTATGTATTTGCCTTGGCGCTGTTACATTCAGGTCTACGGCATATGCGCACAAGCTTCAAATTGATGTTTTGGATAGCTGTCtttctggtgttatgctttcagcGCTTGCTAGAGCTGCGATACTTTCTCATTCCATTCGTACTCTATCGCCTGCACACACAGCCGCTTATTAAAAGCCGTTGGGCAGAGTGGGTGGAACTGGGCTGCTATGTGGTGCTCAATGCGCTCACGTTCTATATATTTTTCACCAGAGAAATCAGATGGGAAAATTTCAAGGAGCCACAACGCATTATTTGGTAA